Proteins found in one Paenibacillus sp. genomic segment:
- the ligA gene encoding NAD-dependent DNA ligase LigA, which yields MAATAREQMRQLVDELNRHNYLYYTLDRPEISDAEYDKLYDRLAALEKETGEVLPDSPTLRVGGEVLKGFDPHKHRARLWSLDKAQTKEDLLAWHARVQKLVNEYNAGEPDEPLPEPSFVLELKFDGLTLNLTYENGELVQAATRGNGTVGEGILPQVRTIRSVPASIPYKNGLIEVQGEGFMYLSVLQKYNETAAEPLKNARNAAAGALRNLNPAVTAERKLDAFFYNIGYASEERPFATHMEMLAFLRDNRFKVNPYAQHFESIEAVYDELMRLATTRHELDFLIDGAVVKVNDLRTREVLGYTDKFPRWAVAFKFEAEETTTVLNDVVWNVGRTGKLTPLAIVEPVDIAGVTVSNCTLNNMDDIERKGLRYGIGTLISIRRANDVIPEILGKAEEAEGREIVAPTACPACGHPVEQRGAHLFCPNKLGCKPQIVARVSHFATRDAMDIETFSEKTAEQLYDERDVKDPADLYYLTKDDLLGLERFGEKKAQKLLDAIEKSKSRDLASFLYALGIPNTGKTTTKMLADHYRSLEAVMKATPEELVGLQDVGGIVAESIHSFFADPLVQESVARMLAAGVKAEAEAPALDAAAAADSPFFGKTVVLTGTLTTMTRDEAAKRLEALGAKVAGSVSKKTDFVVAGENAGSKLTKAQELGVAIIDDEEELKRLLGM from the coding sequence ATGGCGGCGACGGCGAGGGAGCAGATGCGGCAGCTCGTGGACGAGCTGAATCGGCACAATTATTTGTATTACACGCTGGATCGGCCGGAGATCAGCGACGCGGAGTACGACAAGCTGTACGACCGGCTCGCGGCGCTGGAGAAGGAGACGGGCGAGGTGCTGCCCGATTCCCCGACGCTGCGCGTCGGCGGCGAGGTGCTGAAGGGCTTCGACCCGCATAAGCACCGCGCCCGGCTGTGGAGTCTCGACAAGGCGCAGACGAAGGAAGATTTGCTCGCTTGGCATGCGCGGGTGCAGAAGCTCGTGAACGAGTACAACGCGGGCGAACCGGACGAACCGCTGCCGGAGCCGTCGTTCGTGCTCGAGCTGAAGTTTGACGGGTTGACGTTGAACCTCACGTACGAGAACGGCGAGCTCGTGCAGGCGGCGACGCGCGGCAACGGGACGGTCGGCGAAGGCATCCTGCCGCAGGTGCGCACCATCCGCTCGGTGCCGGCCTCCATTCCGTATAAGAACGGACTCATCGAGGTGCAGGGAGAAGGCTTCATGTATTTGTCCGTCCTCCAGAAATATAACGAGACGGCGGCGGAGCCGCTCAAGAACGCGCGGAACGCCGCGGCGGGCGCGCTGCGCAACTTGAATCCGGCGGTGACGGCGGAGCGCAAGCTCGACGCGTTCTTCTACAACATCGGCTACGCGTCCGAGGAGCGTCCGTTCGCGACGCATATGGAGATGCTGGCGTTCCTGCGGGACAACCGGTTCAAGGTGAATCCGTACGCGCAGCACTTCGAATCGATCGAGGCGGTGTACGACGAGCTGATGCGCCTCGCGACGACGCGCCACGAGCTCGATTTCTTGATCGACGGGGCGGTCGTCAAGGTGAACGATCTCCGCACGAGGGAAGTGCTCGGCTATACGGACAAGTTTCCGCGCTGGGCGGTGGCGTTCAAGTTCGAAGCGGAGGAAACGACGACCGTGCTGAACGACGTCGTCTGGAACGTCGGCCGCACGGGCAAGCTGACGCCGCTCGCGATCGTCGAGCCGGTCGACATCGCCGGCGTGACGGTGTCCAACTGCACGCTGAACAATATGGACGACATCGAGCGCAAAGGGCTCCGGTACGGCATCGGTACGCTCATTTCGATCCGGCGCGCGAACGACGTCATTCCCGAAATTCTCGGGAAGGCGGAGGAAGCGGAGGGCCGCGAAATCGTCGCGCCGACGGCGTGTCCGGCTTGCGGGCACCCGGTAGAGCAACGCGGAGCGCATCTGTTCTGCCCGAACAAGCTCGGCTGCAAGCCGCAGATCGTCGCGCGGGTGTCGCATTTCGCGACGCGCGACGCGATGGACATCGAGACGTTCAGCGAGAAGACGGCGGAGCAGCTGTATGACGAGCGGGACGTGAAAGACCCGGCGGATTTGTATTATTTGACGAAGGACGATTTGCTGGGCCTCGAGCGGTTCGGCGAGAAGAAGGCGCAGAAGCTGCTCGACGCGATCGAGAAGAGCAAGTCGCGCGATCTCGCCTCGTTCTTGTACGCGCTCGGTATTCCGAACACGGGCAAGACGACGACGAAAATGCTCGCGGACCATTACCGCTCGCTCGAAGCCGTCATGAAGGCGACGCCGGAGGAGCTCGTCGGCTTGCAGGACGTCGGCGGCATCGTCGCGGAGAGCATCCACTCGTTCTTCGCCGATCCGCTCGTGCAGGAGTCGGTGGCGCGCATGTTAGCGGCCGGCGTCAAAGCGGAGGCGGAGGCGCCGGCGCTCGACGCGGCCGCGGCAGCCGATTCGCCGTTCTTCGGTAAGACCGTCGTGCTGACGGGCACCTTGACCACGATGACCCGCGACGAAGCGGCGAAGCGGCTCGAAGCGCTCGGCGCCAAGGTGGCGGGCAGCGTGTCCAAGAAGACGGACTTCGTGGTCGCCGGCGAGAACGCGGGCAGCAAGCTGACGAAGGCGCAGGAGCTCGGCGTCGCGATCATCGACGACGAAGAGGAACTGAAGCGATTGTTGGGCATGTGA
- a CDS encoding spore coat protein: protein MIPGMMERTAPSRRGGLPDAVLAGAILGELRQAVLMYMEAALEATTPDVRRLFERLGYDAARQHELLSSMMRQHALLEPGFPAPAQEVQRAASRAAEAARAVTQRAREPQAPHQAAPQAMHQAGRQAMPQAMAPQFAGAPTMRPAHVYAPPEPPRFAGYAPPQMGAQPRLGAQPGPGPQPAPRPPEFAQPHAMPFGGAPTAAYVPPQPQQQARSQAQQAMPRYAEPPRAAAQPPLTAQHAQPMQPRYAEPPAEGAKSASEAPPPMRDAEPAESSALREEASLQAQADAAEAAPPASVPAAPATKRPRRTKAAAAADTQAADAHGGESEQLTT, encoded by the coding sequence ATGATTCCGGGCATGATGGAACGGACGGCGCCGTCGCGCCGCGGAGGGCTGCCGGACGCCGTGCTGGCGGGCGCGATCCTCGGCGAGCTGCGGCAGGCCGTGTTGATGTATATGGAAGCGGCGCTGGAGGCGACGACGCCGGACGTGCGCCGGTTGTTCGAGCGGCTCGGCTACGACGCCGCGAGACAGCACGAGCTGCTCTCGTCGATGATGCGGCAGCACGCTCTGCTGGAGCCGGGCTTCCCGGCGCCGGCGCAAGAGGTGCAGCGGGCGGCGTCGCGCGCGGCGGAGGCGGCGCGGGCGGTGACGCAGCGGGCGCGGGAGCCGCAGGCCCCGCATCAAGCGGCGCCTCAGGCGATGCATCAGGCCGGGCGCCAAGCGATGCCGCAGGCGATGGCGCCGCAGTTCGCGGGCGCGCCGACGATGCGGCCGGCGCACGTGTACGCGCCGCCGGAGCCGCCGCGCTTCGCGGGCTACGCCCCGCCCCAAATGGGGGCGCAGCCGCGGCTAGGCGCGCAACCGGGGCCAGGCCCGCAGCCGGCGCCGCGGCCGCCGGAGTTCGCGCAGCCGCACGCGATGCCGTTCGGCGGCGCGCCGACGGCCGCGTACGTGCCGCCGCAGCCGCAGCAGCAAGCTCGGTCGCAGGCGCAGCAGGCGATGCCGCGTTACGCGGAGCCGCCGCGCGCAGCCGCGCAGCCGCCGTTGACGGCGCAGCACGCGCAGCCGATGCAGCCGCGCTACGCGGAGCCGCCGGCCGAAGGCGCGAAGAGCGCGTCGGAGGCGCCGCCGCCGATGCGGGACGCGGAGCCGGCGGAATCGTCCGCGCTCCGCGAGGAGGCGTCGCTGCAGGCGCAGGCGGACGCCGCCGAAGCCGCGCCGCCGGCGTCCGTGCCCGCGGCGCCGGCGACGAAGCGGCCCCGCCGCACGAAAGCGGCCGCCGCCGCCGACACGCAAGCCGCCGACGCCCATGGCGGCGAATCGGAGCAGCTGACCACATAG
- a CDS encoding heptaprenylglyceryl phosphate synthase, whose amino-acid sequence MVDRWMEEWKHVFKLDPDKELDDEALDALCLSGTDAVLVGGSSGVTYDNTVDLLARLRRYELPCALEVTTLEGVVPGFDAYLVPIALNSADADFVVGRHAEALKRYGHLLPREGVVAAEGYVIANPDCEAARVAKAKPVDEADIVAYARFADRLLRLPIVYIEYSGAFGDLAAVAKAKAAMTNARLFYGGGIDGAEKAAAAAQVADTIVVGNIVYQSLPLALETVRAVKS is encoded by the coding sequence ATGGTCGATCGTTGGATGGAAGAATGGAAGCATGTATTTAAGCTGGATCCGGACAAGGAGCTGGACGACGAGGCGCTCGATGCCTTGTGCCTCTCCGGAACGGACGCCGTGCTGGTCGGAGGGTCGAGCGGGGTCACGTATGACAACACGGTCGACCTTTTGGCGCGCCTCAGGCGGTACGAATTGCCCTGCGCGCTCGAGGTGACGACGCTGGAAGGCGTCGTGCCGGGGTTCGACGCGTACTTGGTGCCGATCGCGCTGAACAGCGCCGACGCCGATTTCGTCGTCGGGCGGCACGCCGAGGCGCTCAAGCGGTACGGGCATTTGCTGCCGCGCGAGGGCGTCGTCGCCGCCGAAGGGTACGTCATCGCGAACCCGGACTGCGAGGCGGCGCGCGTGGCGAAGGCGAAGCCGGTCGACGAAGCGGACATCGTCGCGTACGCGAGGTTCGCCGACCGGCTGCTGAGACTGCCGATCGTGTATATCGAATACTCCGGCGCGTTCGGCGATCTCGCGGCCGTCGCGAAGGCGAAGGCCGCGATGACGAACGCGCGCCTCTTCTACGGCGGCGGCATCGACGGCGCGGAGAAGGCCGCTGCGGCGGCGCAGGTGGCGGACACGATCGTAGTCGGCAATATCGTTTATCAATCTTTACCCCTTGCGCTGGAGACGGTGCGGGCTGTAAAGTCGTAG
- a CDS encoding enolase C-terminal domain-like protein, which translates to MIITKFETWLVKREKSFFDQKRQGKSGMPWDVVVLKITTDTGIEGIATALAARSGTITEAYLQENIAPVLIGRDPYDREAIWHELWNIDRHLAFFPVYICGPVDVALWDIAAKAANLPLYKYMGAYRTKLPVYASGLFHETVEDYVQEALYYQSKGIKAYKAHPPGPVQKDMEIHEALRGAVGDHFTLLTDPVAEYSLDEAIRVGRQLERLNYLWFEEPFRDFELYKYRELCRSLDIPIAATETTRGCHWGVAQAIAMNAADIVRADVSWKNGITGTMKIAHLAESFGLRCEIHTTTMNYMDIVNLHVSCAIRNCEYYEYFVPEDNFKFLMKEDLPIDEEGFIHVPTAPGIGVELDWELIRSQCSSYKVIAK; encoded by the coding sequence ATGATCATCACGAAATTCGAGACTTGGCTGGTCAAGCGGGAGAAGAGCTTCTTCGACCAAAAGCGCCAAGGGAAAAGCGGCATGCCGTGGGATGTTGTCGTCCTTAAAATTACAACGGATACGGGCATCGAAGGAATCGCGACCGCGCTGGCGGCGCGTTCCGGAACGATAACGGAAGCCTACTTGCAGGAAAATATCGCGCCGGTGCTGATCGGCAGGGACCCTTATGATCGGGAAGCGATCTGGCACGAGCTGTGGAATATCGACCGGCACTTGGCGTTCTTCCCAGTCTACATATGCGGCCCGGTAGATGTGGCGCTATGGGATATAGCCGCCAAAGCGGCAAACCTGCCGCTCTATAAGTATATGGGAGCGTACCGGACGAAGCTGCCCGTCTATGCAAGCGGTTTATTTCACGAAACGGTGGAAGACTACGTCCAGGAAGCGCTGTACTATCAATCGAAGGGAATTAAGGCTTATAAAGCCCATCCGCCGGGACCGGTTCAGAAAGACATGGAAATTCACGAAGCGCTTCGCGGCGCGGTAGGGGACCATTTCACACTATTGACGGACCCGGTCGCCGAATACAGCCTGGACGAAGCCATACGTGTCGGAAGGCAGCTGGAGCGGTTGAATTACTTATGGTTCGAGGAACCGTTCCGCGACTTCGAACTTTATAAATATCGCGAGCTGTGCCGAAGTCTCGACATTCCGATTGCGGCTACGGAAACGACCCGAGGCTGTCATTGGGGAGTCGCGCAAGCGATCGCGATGAACGCTGCGGACATCGTAAGAGCGGATGTATCGTGGAAAAACGGCATTACGGGAACGATGAAAATTGCCCATCTCGCCGAATCGTTCGGCTTGCGCTGCGAGATTCATACGACAACGATGAACTATATGGATATCGTGAACCTGCATGTTTCGTGCGCGATCCGGAACTGCGAGTATTATGAATATTTCGTGCCCGAGGACAACTTCAAATTTCTGATGAAAGAAGATTTGCCGATCGATGAGGAAGGCTTCATTCACGTGCCTACTGCGCCAGGCATCGGCGTCGAGCTCGACTGGGAACTGATCCGCTCGCAATGCTCATCCTATAAAGTTATTGCTAAATAA
- a CDS encoding RraA family protein yields the protein MQTQAEWSSDEQLFALIKKELYTPVVGDILDAKGFYHQFLPQPIQPMKEDMVVVGRAMPALMIDVFGEQEKPFGELTAALDQLQPGEVYIAAGGTMRCAYWGEILTATARKRGAVGAIIDGFHRDTKMVLEQNWPVFSRGRYAQDSGVRTQVVNYRCPIEIGGVWIHPGDLVFADLDGVLIVPKKVEHEVIQRALEKVRGEKLVRKEIENGMSSTEAFKKYGIL from the coding sequence GTGCAAACCCAAGCGGAATGGAGCAGCGACGAACAATTATTCGCGCTGATCAAGAAGGAGCTGTACACGCCGGTCGTAGGGGACATTCTTGACGCGAAAGGCTTTTACCACCAGTTCCTGCCTCAGCCGATTCAGCCGATGAAGGAAGACATGGTCGTTGTCGGCAGGGCCATGCCGGCGCTTATGATCGACGTATTCGGCGAGCAAGAGAAGCCGTTCGGCGAATTAACGGCGGCGCTCGACCAACTGCAGCCCGGAGAAGTGTACATTGCCGCCGGCGGTACGATGCGATGCGCGTATTGGGGCGAAATTTTAACCGCAACGGCGCGCAAACGCGGGGCGGTCGGGGCGATCATCGACGGCTTCCACCGGGATACGAAGATGGTGCTGGAGCAAAACTGGCCTGTGTTCTCGCGCGGCCGCTATGCGCAAGACTCCGGCGTACGCACCCAGGTTGTCAACTACCGGTGCCCGATTGAAATCGGCGGGGTATGGATTCATCCGGGAGATTTAGTGTTTGCCGATCTGGACGGCGTGCTGATCGTTCCGAAGAAGGTCGAGCACGAGGTCATTCAACGGGCGCTGGAAAAGGTTCGCGGCGAGAAGCTTGTCCGGAAGGAAATCGAGAACGGCATGTCCAGCACGGAAGCATTTAAGAAATACGGCATCCTGTAG
- a CDS encoding pectinesterase family protein has product MSGGRREKLWEETVFETFEVVVAADGSGDFATIQAAIDAVPAGNRAPATIAVKPGVYREKLFVDKPGVHLIGSGADRTVVEYDDYALKKYPNGEMYNTFNSYTAYFGGDDLFAADMTFANTAGPGAKVGQAVAVYADGDRAQFRRCRFVGAQDTLFTGPLPPAPVERAAFGGPGDVFPRRQVRQYYRDCYIEGDVDFIFGSATAVFRGCELFSRRRPDAPPGEANGWITAASTPREAAYGYVFWDCLITGDAAPGSVYLGRPWREHASVAFLRCRMDACVAPAGWSNWGKPEREATVRFREYGSAGPGADPSRRVPWAKPLDAGEAARFEPARVLAGGDGWNPEEGD; this is encoded by the coding sequence ATGAGCGGCGGGCGGAGAGAGAAACTGTGGGAGGAGACGGTCTTCGAGACGTTCGAGGTCGTCGTGGCGGCGGACGGGAGCGGCGATTTCGCAACGATTCAGGCCGCGATCGACGCCGTTCCCGCCGGGAACCGCGCGCCGGCAACGATTGCCGTGAAGCCGGGCGTATACCGAGAGAAGCTGTTCGTCGACAAGCCGGGCGTCCACTTGATCGGCTCGGGGGCGGACCGGACGGTCGTCGAGTACGACGATTACGCGTTAAAGAAGTATCCGAACGGAGAGATGTATAACACGTTCAATTCGTATACCGCCTATTTCGGCGGGGACGATTTGTTCGCGGCGGACATGACGTTCGCGAATACGGCGGGGCCCGGCGCGAAGGTCGGGCAGGCGGTCGCCGTCTACGCGGACGGGGATCGCGCGCAGTTCCGGCGCTGCCGGTTCGTCGGCGCGCAGGATACGCTGTTCACCGGGCCGCTGCCGCCGGCGCCGGTCGAGCGCGCCGCGTTCGGCGGTCCGGGCGACGTATTCCCTCGGCGGCAGGTGCGGCAATACTACCGCGATTGCTACATCGAGGGCGACGTCGACTTTATTTTCGGCTCGGCGACGGCGGTGTTCCGGGGCTGCGAGTTGTTCTCGCGCCGGCGGCCGGACGCGCCTCCCGGCGAAGCGAACGGGTGGATCACGGCGGCGTCGACCCCGCGGGAGGCGGCGTACGGATACGTGTTCTGGGACTGCCTGATCACGGGCGACGCCGCGCCGGGCTCGGTCTACCTCGGCCGGCCATGGCGGGAGCATGCGAGCGTGGCGTTCCTGCGCTGCCGGATGGACGCCTGCGTCGCGCCGGCCGGCTGGAGCAACTGGGGCAAGCCGGAGCGGGAGGCGACGGTCCGGTTCCGCGAGTACGGCAGCGCCGGCCCCGGGGCCGACCCGTCGCGCCGCGTCCCGTGGGCGAAGCCGCTCGACGCGGGGGAGGCGGCGCGGTTCGAGCCCGCGCGCGTTCTCGCCGGCGGCGACGGCTGGAACCCGGAAGAGGGAGACTAG
- a CDS encoding alpha/beta hydrolase family protein, whose product MEQSQGEQLETYFRRLTEEGVARRGFVPGGNWRAWRETAAARQKVLLGTLPDDAVDPAPVVKERVQLDGYVRERVEITTFDGLRMPMYVLIPDGAEGPSPAVVACHGHGYGVREIVGLEPDGGERKGDPGLHKDFAVALVRRGFVVAAPELLGFGDRRYAEDAAGGPKANSCFRIAVHLLMTGRTIAGYRVFETLRAVDYLQRRSEARSDRIGIMGISGGGLVAAFAAALDERLRAAVVSGYANTFRGSVLDRNHCIDNYVPGMLTDFDMPDVIGLIAPRPLLIESGDRDAVFPRGPAVEAYASLRDIYQAAGAEDRLRADFFQGGHEISGAVAYDWLAAELGGEGA is encoded by the coding sequence ATGGAACAGAGTCAGGGGGAACAGCTTGAAACGTATTTTCGCCGATTGACGGAGGAGGGCGTCGCGAGGCGCGGCTTCGTCCCGGGCGGCAATTGGCGGGCCTGGAGGGAGACGGCTGCCGCGCGGCAGAAGGTGCTGCTGGGAACGCTGCCGGATGACGCGGTCGATCCGGCGCCCGTCGTCAAGGAGCGGGTGCAGCTGGACGGTTACGTTCGCGAACGCGTAGAGATCACGACGTTCGACGGACTGCGGATGCCGATGTACGTGCTGATCCCGGACGGCGCGGAAGGGCCGTCGCCTGCCGTCGTCGCCTGCCACGGGCACGGCTACGGGGTGCGGGAGATCGTCGGTCTCGAGCCGGACGGCGGAGAGCGCAAGGGAGACCCGGGACTGCATAAAGATTTCGCCGTCGCTCTCGTTCGGCGGGGCTTCGTCGTAGCGGCCCCCGAGCTGCTCGGCTTCGGCGATCGCCGCTACGCCGAGGATGCGGCGGGCGGGCCGAAGGCGAATTCGTGCTTCCGCATCGCCGTTCATCTGTTGATGACGGGGCGGACGATCGCGGGCTACCGCGTATTCGAGACGCTGCGCGCGGTCGACTACCTGCAGCGCCGCTCCGAAGCCCGCTCGGACCGGATCGGCATCATGGGCATCTCCGGCGGCGGCTTGGTCGCGGCGTTCGCCGCGGCGCTCGACGAGCGGCTGCGCGCCGCCGTCGTGAGCGGGTACGCGAATACGTTCCGCGGCAGCGTCTTGGATCGGAATCATTGCATCGATAATTACGTTCCGGGCATGCTGACGGATTTCGACATGCCGGACGTCATCGGGCTGATCGCGCCGCGGCCGCTTTTGATCGAGAGCGGCGACCGCGACGCGGTGTTCCCGCGCGGACCGGCGGTGGAGGCGTATGCGTCGCTGCGCGACATTTATCAGGCCGCCGGAGCGGAGGATCGGCTGCGCGCCGACTTCTTCCAAGGCGGGCACGAAATCAGCGGCGCGGTCGCCTACGATTGGCTCGCGGCGGAGCTCGGAGGCGAAGGCGCATGA
- a CDS encoding GntR family transcriptional regulator, producing MNFHPLKASRKTLGDDVYKALKEQIVTLQLKPGEMIYESSLASAFGISRTPVREAINRLQQEELIQIYPQRGAIIAHLSEKKVREAQFVRETLEIGAFKTIAGLWDREDETYQKAEKDILSIIVQQKEAVRQGNYIDFIQLDASYHTRILQLVNNQTLMQVLQVMRAHLNRMRYLELREGRHEQESIKHHEMLLEHLKRNEVEKTEQLLITHLRYIVNDWQKIMDKYADFFE from the coding sequence ATGAATTTTCATCCATTAAAAGCTTCTCGCAAAACATTAGGCGATGACGTATATAAGGCTCTTAAGGAACAAATCGTGACTTTGCAGTTAAAGCCGGGGGAAATGATCTATGAAAGCTCGCTGGCCTCCGCGTTCGGGATCAGCCGAACTCCCGTGAGGGAAGCTATCAACCGGCTGCAGCAGGAAGAGCTGATTCAAATCTATCCGCAGCGCGGCGCCATTATCGCGCATCTGTCCGAAAAGAAGGTCAGGGAAGCGCAATTCGTCCGGGAAACCTTGGAGATCGGCGCCTTCAAGACGATTGCGGGCCTATGGGATCGCGAGGACGAAACGTATCAGAAGGCCGAGAAAGACATACTGTCGATCATCGTCCAGCAGAAAGAAGCCGTCAGACAAGGCAACTATATCGATTTTATTCAGTTGGATGCAAGCTATCATACGAGAATTCTGCAATTAGTGAACAACCAAACGCTAATGCAAGTTCTTCAAGTCATGAGAGCGCATTTGAACCGAATGAGATATTTGGAGCTGAGGGAAGGCAGGCACGAGCAGGAATCCATCAAGCATCACGAAATGCTCTTGGAGCATCTGAAGCGCAACGAAGTGGAGAAGACGGAGCAGCTGTTGATCACGCATCTGAGATACATTGTGAACGATTGGCAAAAAATCATGGATAAATACGCCGACTTTTTCGAGTAA
- the pcrA gene encoding DNA helicase PcrA, which produces MGHPVDIREAVTKLNPRQREAVEATDGPLLVLAGAGSGKTRVLTHRIAYLIGAKKVAPWAILAITFTNKAAREMQERVAKLVGPQGQDIWVSTFHSMCVRILRRDIGRIGFSQSFSILDSGDQLSVIRNCMKDLNIDSKKFEPRAVQAAISNAKNELITPEQFEQKIGDYFDGIVAKVYKKYQERLKANNSLDFDDLIMTTIRLFQEEPQVLEFYQNKFQYIHVDEYQDTNRAQYMLCKMLADKHHRICVVGDSDQSIYKWRGADISNILNFEEDYPEARSILLEQNYRSTANILNAANEVIKNNAGRKAKNLWTDQGEGNKIQLYMADSEHEEAYFIAGTIRKNRSAGRRFGEHAILYRTNAQSRVIEEVLIKSDIPYQIVGGVKFYDRKEIKDLLAYLRLISNPDDDISFARIVNVPKRGIGDTTIDKLGAAAAARGVSMYAMIDGITSVDVTGRAATALREFKEIIDNLSRMVEYLSVTELTEKMLEMTQYRMELQRENTLESKARLENIEEFLSVTMDFEKRNEDKSLVSFLTDLALIADIDSMNDDPEEGGDAVILMTMHSAKGLEFPVVFIAGMEENVFPHSRSANDVEELEEERRLAYVGITRAEKELFLTCARMRTLFGRTQANAPSRFLDEIPDQYKEIVSPGRPTFGSRPAGGFGGGGLGGSSFGSGPSSFGNAAKSAFTAASGGAGAGVPRVTKMQPTFAGGGAAGADFAPGDKVQHGKWGTGTVVSVRGDGDDKELQIAFPAPVGVKKLLARFAPITKV; this is translated from the coding sequence ATGGGACATCCGGTTGACATTCGAGAAGCGGTGACGAAGCTGAATCCGCGGCAGCGGGAGGCGGTGGAGGCGACGGACGGCCCTTTGCTCGTGCTCGCGGGCGCGGGGAGCGGCAAGACGCGGGTGCTGACGCACCGAATCGCGTATTTGATCGGCGCGAAGAAGGTGGCGCCTTGGGCGATTCTCGCGATTACGTTCACGAACAAAGCGGCGCGGGAGATGCAGGAGCGGGTGGCGAAGCTGGTCGGCCCGCAGGGGCAGGACATTTGGGTATCGACGTTCCACTCGATGTGCGTGCGCATCCTGCGCCGCGACATCGGGCGGATCGGGTTTTCGCAGAGCTTCTCGATTCTAGACTCGGGGGACCAGCTGTCGGTCATTCGGAACTGCATGAAGGATCTGAACATCGACAGCAAAAAGTTCGAACCGCGCGCCGTGCAGGCGGCGATCAGCAACGCGAAGAACGAGCTGATTACGCCGGAGCAATTCGAACAGAAAATCGGCGATTATTTCGACGGCATCGTCGCGAAGGTGTACAAGAAATATCAGGAGCGGCTGAAGGCGAACAACTCGCTCGACTTCGACGACCTGATCATGACGACGATCCGTCTCTTCCAGGAAGAGCCGCAGGTGCTGGAGTTTTACCAAAACAAGTTCCAGTATATTCACGTCGACGAGTACCAGGATACGAACCGCGCGCAATACATGCTGTGTAAGATGCTGGCGGACAAGCATCACCGCATCTGCGTCGTGGGCGACTCCGACCAGTCGATCTATAAGTGGCGCGGCGCGGATATTTCGAACATTCTCAACTTCGAAGAGGATTATCCGGAGGCGCGGTCGATTTTGCTCGAGCAAAATTACCGGTCGACGGCCAACATCCTGAACGCCGCGAACGAGGTCATCAAGAACAACGCCGGCCGCAAGGCGAAAAACTTGTGGACGGACCAAGGCGAAGGCAATAAGATCCAGCTGTATATGGCGGATTCGGAGCATGAGGAAGCGTATTTCATCGCGGGAACGATCCGGAAAAACCGCTCCGCGGGACGCCGGTTCGGCGAGCACGCGATTTTGTACCGGACGAACGCGCAGTCCCGCGTGATCGAGGAAGTGCTGATCAAGTCGGACATCCCGTACCAAATCGTCGGCGGCGTAAAGTTCTACGATCGGAAAGAGATCAAAGATTTGCTCGCGTATTTGCGGCTCATTTCGAACCCGGACGACGATATTTCGTTCGCGCGGATCGTCAACGTGCCGAAGCGGGGCATCGGCGATACGACGATCGACAAGCTCGGCGCGGCGGCTGCGGCGCGGGGCGTGTCGATGTACGCGATGATCGACGGCATCACCTCGGTGGACGTAACGGGCCGGGCGGCGACGGCATTGCGAGAGTTCAAAGAAATCATCGATAATTTATCCCGCATGGTCGAATATTTGTCCGTTACGGAACTGACCGAGAAGATGCTTGAGATGACGCAGTACCGCATGGAGCTGCAACGCGAAAATACGCTGGAGTCGAAGGCGCGCCTTGAGAACATCGAGGAATTCCTGTCGGTGACGATGGATTTCGAGAAGCGGAACGAAGACAAGTCGCTCGTGTCGTTCCTCACCGATCTCGCGCTGATCGCCGACATCGATTCTATGAACGACGATCCGGAGGAAGGCGGCGACGCGGTCATCCTGATGACGATGCACAGCGCGAAGGGTCTCGAGTTCCCGGTCGTGTTCATCGCCGGCATGGAGGAGAACGTCTTCCCGCACAGCCGGTCGGCGAACGACGTCGAGGAGCTCGAGGAAGAGCGGCGCCTCGCCTACGTCGGCATCACGCGCGCGGAGAAGGAATTGTTCCTGACGTGCGCGCGGATGCGGACGCTGTTCGGGCGGACGCAGGCGAACGCGCCGTCGCGGTTCTTGGACGAAATTCCGGACCAGTACAAGGAGATCGTCTCCCCGGGCCGGCCGACGTTCGGCTCGCGGCCTGCGGGCGGGTTCGGCGGCGGCGGACTCGGCGGCTCGTCGTTCGGCAGCGGACCGTCGAGCTTCGGCAACGCGGCGAAGAGCGCCTTCACGGCGGCTTCCGGCGGCGCGGGCGCGGGCGTGCCTCGCGTGACGAAGATGCAGCCGACGTTCGCCGGCGGCGGCGCCGCGGGCGCCGACTTCGCGCCGGGCGACAAGGTGCAGCACGGCAAGTGGGGCACGGGCACGGTCGTGTCGGTGCGCGGCGACGGCGACGACAAGGAGCTGCAGATCGCGTTCCCGGCGCCGGTCGGGGTGAAGAAGCTGCTCGCCCGGTTCGCGCCGATCACGAAGGTGTAA